TTTCCACATAAACGTTTACGGATGTAAGAGCTTACAAATCCAAGATGTTACCATCACTGCACCCGGAAATAGCCCTAACACCGATGGAATCCACATTGGACATTCATCTAGCATCACCATCAGCAATGCCAAAGTTGGAACAGGTGACGATTGCATCTCCATTGGTGATGGAACCCAAGGTGTTACTATTAACCAAGTAACTTGTGGACCTGGCCATGGTATCAGCGTTGGAAGTCTTGGAAAGTACGAAAATGAACAACCAGTTTCAGGAATTAGAGTAATTGGTGGCACCCTTAGCAGTACAACGAATGGTGTTAGAATCAAAACATGGCCTGCTTCCACACCTGGAACTGCTTCTGATATACATTTCGAGAATATTGTCATGAACAATGTTGCCAATCCTATCCTCATTGATCAAGGCTACTGCCCAAATGGTCAATGCTCAAGCAAGGTTATTATGAACATCACAAATATATACACTCATTTTGATgttaaaagttataaaaaaaaaaaaaaaaaaaaaatcaaattacagATACTAATATCAAATTCTTGGgtgggtttttgtttgtttgtttcgcTTTCAGTCTCCCTCGAAAGTTAAGATCAGCAATGTTAGCTTCAAGAACATTAGAGGCACTTCTTCAACAAAGGAAGCTATGAAGCTTATTTGTAGTAGCGGTGTACCATGTCAACAAGTGGTGGTTGCTAACATTGATCTCGCATACAAAGGCGCTGGAGGATCTACTACTTCCACTTGTGTTAATGTCAAGCCCGCCGTTTCGGGCAAGCAGAATCCTCCTGCTTGTAccactaaacaataataaaatgtcTCCCAAGCTATTGTAACTAATGCGGAATAAGGAAATACTATTTGCAAATAGGTTATAGGAGTTCTATATTAAGTAGAATTTCATTTACTTCAGTCTATCATgttccctttttctttatttaaatgaaattgtggAATGTTGGATAGTTATTTTTAGAGTTGTTTGAGTTCAAGCTTTTACTAAAAGCTACTATGATCTGGAGTGCTATTGTAGATAGTATTTGTTCTGTTACTGTAGCTGGGATATTTtggaataaaacaaaaattgttattaaactctttgtaaattttttttattcttcaccAAATAAATGCTTGTAGTCATGTCACGGTAACATCCAATTCATCTGCATGCATGATTCTAATGCCAAATTAACTTGCTCTCATACTTTTCGACAACGGTAAAATGTAAAACTCACAAAACGGGCACCATATATTCAAATTTGTTTCTCtaaatattgtatatttttaatatagattTCTATAACAACTAAACTttaatcacttttatttttgaaaatataacacATATTATTGAAGTTGATCATACCACCAACGCAGAAATTAAGGTAGGaaataaaaccaattacataaatattttagtaaACTTACTTAATTTTCTTACTAACGctctatttattttaacaataatgttttctagaaaataagtcatttttcaaaaaaccttttccataaaaactatctcattttcctatgtttggtagcaaccttaaatgagttggaaaacaatctcataacttcccttatttagcttgctgtgagatagagttgttttccaaaaaaaaattagtggtcTTAAAATAAGTTATGCTTTTTATGTTGGCTAAAGATCATTTTCCTATGACTCATTTAGTCTAATactaccaaacactagaaaataagaataactatctttacacaatattttccatcgaaacaaacaaagcataaaatgaAGCAATTTTGGATGATTAATCTGCATAATCTAACAAATGATTAACAACGAAATTAAATGATTTCAAGTACCTAAATGGTTTGTTGCATTAACTATTGtcttttatcaataattttgtaGTTCAATGACATAACATGCTGTCATTTACTAAGGGAATCACGGTTCAAATCCTCCTAatattaactataaa
This genomic stretch from Quercus robur chromosome 4, dhQueRobu3.1, whole genome shotgun sequence harbors:
- the LOC126722005 gene encoding exopolygalacturonase-like; protein product: MGENLSIVTISLLLFLASTNAVQVFDIKSYGGQPNGDITQALTKAWTAACAVAGSKVVISTGTYKLGLVTLLGPCKGAIEFNLQGTLVAPSDVASFKGKDFWVSFQHIDSLTVSGGGVFDGKGQTAWQKNNCDHDSDCKMLPTSIRFDFVTNSIVSDIQSKDSKAFHINVYGCKSLQIQDVTITAPGNSPNTDGIHIGHSSSITISNAKVGTGDDCISIGDGTQGVTINQVTCGPGHGISVGSLGKYENEQPVSGIRVIGGTLSSTTNGVRIKTWPASTPGTASDIHFENIVMNNVANPILIDQGYCPNGQCSSKSPSKVKISNVSFKNIRGTSSTKEAMKLICSSGVPCQQVVVANIDLAYKGAGGSTTSTCVNVKPAVSGKQNPPACTTKQ